A genomic window from Sporosarcina sp. Marseille-Q4063 includes:
- the essC gene encoding type VII secretion protein EssC: MAQHLLMLNYKKELHKIQLPSGESKSVTVGGNWSDTVTFLDVDTQISIKWDGESCLIAKELLKPNNQVTQNVSNHDMNFYLLEANEWAIYDVASIYNLAFGPNDFDEVKIENTTADFLISRTQLEEAYELKVFSGRVYHNYALVTGSVMLEPGDQLYVDGVLIQIGRDDIQFLADENRVTTKLARLMEKANEFGEDYPDFHRSPRIIYREPEEKLAIAKPSSKPSKPSEQLGRMIVPPLVMIAAMILVSFFRANGIFILVMLSMTVVTVIYSIMAYVKSLKQYRIDTKERDVKYREYLKTKTKELYSASEEQRHALNYHYPKIETIRDMASKVHARTYEKTVFHHDFLTYRVGLGQVDSSFELDFSDEEFTLEKDELVDAARDLRSQYLRLKDVPIVTDLVNGPVGYIGQRSLVLEQLQLLVMQTALFHSYHDLQFITVFPEEEKAEWDWMRWLPHASIQDLNVRGFVYHERSRDQVLNSFYQILKERKQALDEKGNKNEKMYFSPHYVVLITDEKMILDHIVMEFFNEDPSELGVSLVFVQEVMQSLPEHVKTVIDIRDAKNGNIILEQAELVNRNFTLDHFPVDFNKEDVSRALAPLNHLQSLKNSIPESVTFLEMYGVEKVEELGLAGRWARNETYKSLAVPLGLRGKDDLVNLNLHEKAHGPHGLVAGTTGSGKSEIIQSYIISLAVNFHPYEVGFLLIDYKGGGMANLFKDLPHLMGTITNLDGAQSMRALASIKAELQKRQRLFGEHDVNHINQYQKLFKQGEASEPMPHLFLISDEFAELKSEQPDFMKELVSTARIGRSLGIHLILATQKPSGVVDDQIWSNSKFKLALKVQDASDSNEILKTPDAAEITLPGRAYLQVGNNEIYELFQSAWSGADYIPEKEDQELVDTTVYAINDLGQYDILSEDLSGLGGKDEIEKIPTELDAVIDYVHQYTVAQGIEQLARPWLPPLPERIFAQDLHPIDFKEAWKEPKKALKATIGLLDQPELQAQNPLTLDLTKDGHMAVFSSPGYGKSTFLQTVVMDLAKQHNPAQLHLYLLDFGTNGLLPLKGLPHIADTIMIDEMVKIGKLIRILERILRERKQKLSEYGVANLDMYEKASGQSVPTIVIVLDNYDAVREADFVDEFERLITQIAREGGSVGVHLLISAGRQNAMRIPLLSNIKVQIPLYLIDTTEARSIVGRTDLQIEEIAGRGLVNMEQPTVFQAVLPEVGEEALETIENIQKTALQMDRHWQGDRPIPIPMMPEIIQFEEFKRNRTVQRLIEKKYLPLGYDYENVEGLGFDLNKNDHLLVYSNQTDRLLQFKKAFASGLGIIENKQIVFIDDSELSLADFKDDADMYLADGSNINQFISNIVNPPEDEADSEEFDVVVVIADCREFSNTLTLPDDEVEQILSRGRRLGVQFIIFGQHDYISNNYEDFPKSCRTTISSGVVLMKLTDQSILGNEYIRNEKEPEKDEAYLYSEGKYVRFKFASQFN, translated from the coding sequence ATGGCACAACACCTACTAATGCTTAACTATAAAAAAGAACTTCATAAAATCCAACTGCCATCAGGCGAATCAAAGTCGGTGACAGTTGGCGGAAATTGGTCCGACACTGTGACCTTTTTAGATGTGGATACTCAAATTTCGATAAAATGGGACGGGGAATCTTGTCTTATTGCGAAAGAACTTTTGAAGCCAAATAACCAGGTAACGCAAAATGTTTCAAATCATGATATGAACTTTTACTTGCTTGAAGCAAATGAGTGGGCAATTTATGACGTTGCTTCAATCTATAATTTGGCGTTTGGCCCAAATGATTTTGATGAAGTGAAAATCGAGAACACCACTGCTGATTTCTTAATCAGTCGTACACAACTTGAAGAAGCATATGAACTTAAAGTATTCAGCGGCCGAGTGTATCATAACTACGCGCTTGTAACTGGAAGTGTAATGCTTGAACCAGGCGACCAGCTTTATGTTGATGGTGTGCTGATTCAAATCGGTAGAGATGACATACAATTTCTTGCAGACGAAAATCGTGTGACAACAAAATTGGCCCGACTGATGGAAAAAGCAAACGAGTTTGGTGAGGATTATCCTGATTTTCATCGCTCCCCGCGGATCATATACCGTGAGCCTGAAGAGAAACTCGCTATCGCAAAACCGTCTAGCAAGCCTTCCAAGCCGAGTGAACAGCTTGGGCGCATGATTGTTCCGCCGCTTGTTATGATCGCCGCAATGATACTTGTGTCGTTTTTTAGAGCGAATGGAATTTTTATACTTGTTATGCTTTCGATGACGGTCGTAACGGTCATTTATTCAATAATGGCCTATGTGAAAAGTTTGAAACAATACCGCATCGATACAAAGGAACGCGATGTGAAATACCGTGAATATTTAAAGACAAAAACAAAGGAATTATATAGCGCGAGTGAAGAGCAACGCCACGCATTAAACTATCACTATCCAAAAATCGAAACAATACGCGATATGGCATCGAAAGTCCATGCGCGCACATATGAAAAGACAGTATTTCATCATGACTTTTTAACATATCGTGTTGGTTTAGGTCAAGTTGATTCGAGTTTTGAACTCGATTTTAGCGATGAGGAATTTACGCTAGAAAAAGATGAATTAGTGGATGCGGCACGTGACCTTCGTTCGCAATATTTGAGATTAAAAGATGTTCCCATCGTGACGGATTTGGTAAATGGCCCAGTTGGTTACATCGGCCAACGCAGTCTTGTATTGGAACAATTACAGTTACTTGTTATGCAAACTGCGTTATTCCATAGTTATCACGACCTTCAATTCATCACGGTTTTTCCTGAAGAAGAGAAGGCGGAATGGGATTGGATGCGCTGGCTTCCACATGCAAGCATCCAAGATCTGAATGTCCGCGGATTTGTTTATCATGAACGTTCGCGTGATCAAGTATTAAACTCGTTCTATCAAATCCTGAAAGAACGAAAACAAGCCCTTGATGAAAAAGGGAATAAAAACGAAAAAATGTATTTTTCGCCTCATTATGTTGTATTAATCACAGATGAAAAAATGATTTTAGATCACATCGTCATGGAGTTTTTCAATGAAGACCCGAGTGAGCTAGGCGTTTCACTGGTGTTTGTTCAAGAAGTCATGCAATCGCTGCCAGAGCATGTGAAGACGGTGATTGATATTCGTGACGCGAAGAACGGGAATATCATTTTAGAGCAAGCAGAACTTGTCAATCGCAACTTCACGCTGGATCATTTTCCTGTTGATTTCAATAAAGAAGACGTTTCAAGAGCATTAGCACCGCTGAATCATTTGCAAAGCCTGAAAAACTCGATACCAGAAAGTGTAACTTTCCTTGAAATGTACGGTGTAGAAAAAGTAGAGGAACTAGGCTTAGCCGGGCGTTGGGCAAGAAATGAAACCTATAAAAGTTTAGCCGTTCCATTGGGTTTACGCGGAAAAGATGATCTTGTCAATTTGAATTTGCATGAAAAAGCCCATGGACCACATGGTTTGGTGGCAGGTACAACTGGATCCGGTAAATCAGAAATCATTCAAAGTTATATTATTTCATTGGCGGTCAATTTCCACCCTTATGAAGTCGGTTTTCTATTAATTGACTATAAAGGCGGCGGAATGGCGAACTTATTTAAAGATTTACCGCATTTAATGGGAACGATTACGAACTTGGACGGCGCGCAATCGATGCGTGCATTAGCCTCTATCAAAGCGGAATTGCAAAAGCGACAACGCTTATTTGGCGAACATGACGTCAACCATATCAATCAATACCAGAAGCTCTTTAAACAAGGTGAAGCGAGCGAACCAATGCCGCATTTATTTTTAATCTCTGATGAATTCGCCGAACTTAAATCAGAGCAACCAGATTTCATGAAAGAGCTTGTTTCAACGGCTCGTATTGGTCGTTCACTCGGGATTCATTTAATTCTAGCAACACAAAAACCGAGCGGCGTCGTCGATGACCAAATTTGGTCGAACTCGAAGTTCAAACTAGCCCTCAAAGTTCAAGACGCGAGCGACTCCAATGAAATACTGAAAACACCCGATGCAGCAGAAATTACATTGCCGGGCCGTGCTTATTTACAAGTCGGGAATAACGAAATCTATGAACTTTTTCAAAGCGCATGGAGCGGAGCAGATTATATTCCTGAAAAAGAAGACCAAGAGCTAGTAGACACAACTGTCTACGCCATCAATGATTTGGGTCAATATGATATTTTGTCAGAGGATTTAAGCGGTTTAGGCGGAAAAGATGAAATAGAAAAAATTCCGACCGAACTTGATGCTGTCATTGACTACGTGCACCAATATACGGTGGCGCAGGGAATTGAACAACTGGCTAGACCTTGGTTACCGCCGCTTCCAGAACGGATATTTGCACAAGACTTGCATCCAATAGATTTTAAGGAAGCTTGGAAAGAGCCTAAAAAGGCATTGAAAGCCACCATTGGACTCTTAGACCAACCGGAATTGCAAGCACAAAATCCATTAACGCTTGATTTAACGAAAGACGGCCATATGGCGGTATTCTCCAGTCCGGGATATGGGAAATCAACGTTCCTACAAACGGTAGTGATGGATTTGGCGAAACAACATAATCCAGCTCAATTGCATTTGTATCTGCTGGATTTTGGGACGAATGGTTTATTGCCGTTAAAAGGTCTACCGCATATTGCAGATACAATCATGATTGATGAAATGGTGAAAATAGGGAAACTAATTCGCATTCTCGAACGTATCTTAAGAGAACGTAAACAAAAGTTGAGCGAATACGGTGTTGCAAACTTGGATATGTATGAAAAAGCAAGCGGGCAAAGTGTTCCAACTATCGTCATTGTTCTCGATAATTATGATGCCGTTCGCGAGGCTGACTTTGTGGATGAATTTGAAAGATTAATCACCCAGATCGCCCGTGAAGGCGGAAGCGTCGGCGTGCATTTACTCATAAGTGCGGGGAGACAAAATGCGATGAGAATACCGCTTCTTTCTAATATTAAAGTTCAAATCCCATTGTATTTAATTGATACAACAGAAGCACGTTCCATTGTAGGCAGAACGGACTTGCAAATTGAAGAAATCGCTGGCCGTGGCTTGGTGAATATGGAACAACCAACTGTTTTTCAGGCGGTATTGCCGGAAGTTGGTGAAGAAGCATTGGAAACGATTGAAAACATACAAAAAACAGCGTTGCAAATGGATAGACACTGGCAAGGTGATAGACCAATCCCAATCCCGATGATGCCTGAAATTATCCAGTTTGAAGAGTTCAAACGTAATCGAACAGTTCAACGATTAATTGAAAAAAAATATTTGCCACTGGGCTATGATTATGAAAATGTTGAAGGTTTAGGTTTTGATTTAAATAAAAATGATCATCTCCTGGTGTATTCAAATCAGACTGACCGTCTACTCCAATTCAAGAAGGCTTTCGCATCAGGTTTAGGTATTATTGAAAATAAACAAATCGTATTTATCGACGATTCGGAGCTTTCATTGGCAGACTTTAAAGATGACGCGGATATGTATTTGGCAGATGGAAGTAATATTAACCAGTTTATCAGTAATATTGTAAATCCACCCGAAGATGAAGCAGACAGTGAAGAATTTGATGTTGTTGTTGTCATTGCAGACTGTAGGGAGTTTTCCAATACATTAACATTACCTGATGATGAAGTAGAACAAATTTTATCCCGAGGCAGACGGCTAGGCGTTCAATTTATTATCTTTGGACAACACGACTATATCTCGAATAATTATGAAGACTTCCCGAAAAGTTGTCGTACGACTATTTCTTCTGGTGTTGTTCTAATGAAGTTAACCGATCAAAGTATATTGGGCAATGAGTATATTAGAAACGAAAAGGAACCGGAAAAGGACGAGGCATATCTATATTCCGAAGGTAAGTACGTTAGGTTCAAGTTTGCTAGCCAATTTAATTAA
- a CDS encoding DUF5082 family protein, protein MTKTELINRRWGYRNQRSQKQLQAYGLAQKLERLKKAKLEFAGIIEDSNYYKKKITNLEIDPGLWKGETEKTYKSDHQNSMEKSISGYIVHLKKVEDGIDNEIERLTTQLTNCQSDIAHLNTSIANITMTISTLKEE, encoded by the coding sequence ATGACTAAAACGGAGCTTATTAATAGAAGATGGGGATATCGAAATCAGAGGTCTCAAAAACAATTGCAAGCATATGGCCTGGCACAAAAATTGGAGCGCTTAAAGAAAGCAAAGCTTGAATTTGCCGGTATTATTGAAGACTCAAATTACTATAAGAAAAAAATAACGAATCTTGAAATTGACCCCGGATTATGGAAAGGGGAAACAGAAAAGACTTATAAAAGTGATCACCAAAACTCTATGGAAAAGTCAATCAGTGGTTATATAGTTCACTTGAAGAAAGTAGAAGATGGAATTGATAACGAGATTGAACGGCTAACAACTCAGTTAACTAACTGCCAAAGCGATATTGCCCATCTGAATACGAGTATTGCAAATATTACTATGACAATTAGTACTTTGAAAGAAGAGTGA
- a CDS encoding TIGR04197 family type VII secretion effector, with amino-acid sequence MSKVSINKVVFDSTVKSAMSSVSDLKGIKIKSKSLKKTDLQSMQQQLEVIKEFQKVVDTYIELLEVDLEKLTVVGNEMVVQDERLGAAIMK; translated from the coding sequence ATGAGTAAGGTTTCAATTAATAAAGTTGTTTTTGATTCGACCGTTAAAAGTGCAATGTCATCTGTTAGCGATTTAAAAGGAATAAAAATAAAGAGTAAGTCATTGAAAAAGACGGATTTACAAAGTATGCAGCAACAGTTAGAAGTAATAAAGGAATTTCAAAAAGTGGTTGATACGTATATTGAATTATTGGAAGTCGATTTAGAAAAGTTGACAGTTGTTGGCAATGAAATGGTTGTTCAAGACGAGAGACTAGGGGCGGCAATTATGAAATAA
- a CDS encoding T7SS effector LXG polymorphic toxin, producing MKIAIGEILEIQSELNNELKNISAKLQTIKSKTANISKLESFQGETASAAKAYFQTVHGESVDNLDETINHLRKNYDQIISEFNSIVDSSSAAVITEDYLNQLNKKVETIENGVLDIHEDGKQVIQSVKDIVALPSPSISTYSKSVNNSRKYVIKVNKNLSDFEKTALKIAKDSMNEVVKQQQKLTKLTAMSIKSGLPNDFVKVAEELGIDMNDKSAISKLADLFKTIRGGSDDVVKFFDETNKLTHLAANIYVLKKMTMKEYLRYAKTGKNKLTQAELRKLNNVLATTLYKLNGKTVKAHIKKYGKELFTRKRLIGLYKHLQPYGKRRRKVFLVKEFDRLFGLDEYRKFKNLTPLKKAGKLGTTFVDELVGKKYKATKKVLKFATVNWKNPVEAYNQSKITKVSVKRENILGKGSKITKFAGKGLGVLSFGLIVTDNIQSNKGDTSKIVVGTAVDATLTGGAAAIGATVGTAIVPPIGTVVGAGVGMAVSWGVNKEWGNPPKSIADRTKDLVNVGVDSAIESTKKIGKTISGWFK from the coding sequence ATGAAAATAGCAATCGGAGAAATATTGGAGATCCAATCAGAGTTAAATAATGAATTAAAAAACATATCAGCTAAGCTACAAACAATTAAAAGCAAAACAGCTAATATTAGTAAATTAGAGTCCTTTCAAGGTGAAACCGCGAGTGCTGCTAAGGCTTATTTTCAAACAGTTCATGGAGAATCTGTCGATAATTTGGATGAAACAATTAACCACCTAAGAAAAAACTACGACCAGATCATTTCAGAATTTAATAGTATTGTGGACAGTTCTTCTGCGGCGGTGATTACGGAGGATTACTTGAATCAACTCAATAAAAAAGTAGAAACAATCGAAAATGGTGTTTTAGATATACATGAGGATGGAAAACAAGTAATTCAAAGTGTAAAGGACATTGTTGCTTTGCCAAGCCCAAGTATTTCAACTTATTCAAAAAGTGTTAACAACTCCCGGAAATATGTCATTAAAGTGAACAAAAACCTTAGCGATTTTGAAAAAACAGCATTGAAAATCGCTAAGGATAGTATGAATGAGGTTGTAAAGCAACAACAAAAATTGACTAAACTAACTGCGATGAGTATTAAAAGCGGATTACCGAATGACTTTGTTAAAGTGGCAGAGGAATTAGGTATTGATATGAATGATAAGAGTGCTATTTCAAAGTTGGCGGATCTCTTCAAAACAATTAGAGGCGGGTCAGACGATGTTGTTAAATTTTTTGATGAAACAAATAAGTTAACGCATTTAGCTGCGAATATATATGTGCTGAAAAAAATGACGATGAAAGAATACTTGAGGTATGCGAAAACAGGAAAGAATAAGCTAACGCAAGCTGAACTACGGAAATTGAATAACGTTTTAGCAACAACGTTATATAAATTAAACGGCAAGACTGTAAAAGCCCATATCAAAAAATATGGTAAAGAGCTATTTACTAGAAAGAGATTAATAGGTTTATATAAACACTTACAACCTTATGGTAAAAGAAGACGCAAAGTCTTTTTAGTTAAAGAATTTGATAGGCTCTTTGGTTTGGATGAGTATAGAAAGTTCAAGAACCTTACACCTCTTAAAAAGGCTGGGAAGCTAGGAACTACATTTGTCGATGAGTTAGTCGGGAAAAAATATAAAGCGACGAAGAAGGTCCTTAAATTCGCGACAGTTAATTGGAAAAACCCTGTAGAGGCTTATAATCAATCTAAGATAACAAAGGTCAGCGTGAAAAGGGAAAACATTTTAGGTAAAGGGTCAAAAATAACTAAATTCGCAGGCAAAGGACTAGGCGTTCTAAGTTTTGGTCTTATCGTCACAGATAACATTCAATCGAACAAGGGGGATACAAGTAAGATTGTTGTCGGAACTGCGGTGGACGCAACCTTAACCGGAGGAGCGGCAGCAATCGGTGCAACGGTTGGAACAGCAATAGTTCCCCCGATTGGTACTGTAGTAGGGGCAGGAGTTGGTATGGCAGTAAGCTGGGGTGTTAATAAAGAGTGGGGGAATCCACCGAAGAGTATTGCAGATCGCACAAAGGATCTGGTAAACGTTGGCGTAGATTCAGCTATAGAGTCTACAAAAAAAATAGGTAAAACTATTTCAGGTTGGTTTAAATAG
- a CDS encoding DUF5085 family protein — MIVDYEELMYKNVVWHSYEIYYKDFEKALEDFNEKLVKAKLTVNGPLFYGLNNIPRDEIMQVDIYMPVQQSFVAKDTDLNFQSYFYIDNMIMTRITGDFETKTELAYDKLLKYSMENDYNIISPMYHVVRGDDEIQWVELKAKIYSEADFEEDLEEEAEFWDTLLNS; from the coding sequence ATGATTGTAGATTATGAAGAACTTATGTATAAAAACGTAGTTTGGCATTCGTATGAAATTTATTATAAGGATTTTGAAAAAGCATTAGAAGATTTCAATGAAAAATTAGTGAAAGCGAAATTGACGGTGAATGGTCCGCTTTTTTACGGGTTGAATAACATACCCCGTGATGAAATCATGCAAGTTGATATCTACATGCCTGTCCAACAATCTTTTGTTGCAAAGGACACCGACTTAAATTTTCAAAGCTATTTCTATATCGATAATATGATAATGACAAGAATAACAGGCGATTTTGAAACAAAAACCGAATTGGCATACGATAAACTACTAAAATACTCCATGGAAAATGACTACAATATTATTTCACCCATGTACCATGTCGTTAGAGGAGACGATGAAATTCAGTGGGTTGAATTGAAAGCAAAGATTTATTCTGAGGCAGACTTTGAGGAAGATTTAGAAGAAGAAGCAGAATTCTGGGACACACTTTTAAATTCCTAA
- a CDS encoding DUF5085 family protein, whose amino-acid sequence MQVREEPLIATNLVVAEEVIPHADWFKPALNLRRELIKEDVYYTNTVIFTVEDVEEDPTHGKYTYYIALDPIMGDDLVLNFRQEEILAALPALYVRCTEIDQLEEAYELIRTYASENDIQLEGPFYHVCFDAFDRAVIEVFIAIKEEEKGLMKWFKKWL is encoded by the coding sequence ATGCAAGTTCGTGAAGAACCATTAATTGCAACTAATTTAGTAGTTGCCGAGGAAGTTATCCCGCATGCCGACTGGTTTAAGCCGGCATTAAATTTACGCAGAGAGCTTATTAAAGAAGACGTTTATTATACAAACACCGTCATCTTCACGGTTGAAGATGTGGAAGAAGATCCTACACATGGAAAATACACTTATTATATAGCATTAGACCCAATAATGGGGGATGACCTAGTTTTGAATTTCCGACAAGAGGAAATATTGGCAGCCCTTCCAGCACTGTATGTTCGTTGTACGGAAATTGATCAACTTGAAGAAGCTTATGAATTAATACGTACATATGCATCGGAAAACGATATCCAACTCGAAGGTCCATTTTATCATGTTTGTTTTGATGCATTTGACCGCGCTGTTATTGAAGTATTTATTGCAATTAAAGAGGAAGAAAAAGGGCTTATGAAATGGTTCAAGAAATGGTTATAG
- a CDS encoding DUF3952 domain-containing protein produces the protein MKKLMLMMAPVSLIAFLSGCSIFVKEVDYQPIANDLNERNMDKILNAVDGYAEITHSAFLVTSTAGEKNEIEREKDKFSFRGIYNTSDNTALGAGEITFESTVERNDTEEQISKENSPEFPLNYSENHYINPETNMEFDLVFMVDKLQGIEKVAPKRYKYGLDSPPMISYDLTEREFTEIINDDLKIDYDVFNKATIFLELQEKDKRFSITRISLNVTWGELKNNVLIDYQLNNRVSFPNENVDAKREYEQLKDGRLE, from the coding sequence ATGAAGAAATTGATGCTAATGATGGCGCCGGTTTCATTGATCGCATTTTTAAGTGGTTGCTCTATATTTGTAAAAGAAGTAGATTATCAACCCATCGCAAATGATTTGAATGAGAGAAATATGGATAAGATTTTAAATGCTGTAGATGGGTATGCGGAGATTACTCATAGTGCATTTCTAGTCACATCAACAGCGGGGGAAAAGAATGAAATAGAAAGAGAAAAAGATAAATTCTCGTTTCGAGGTATTTATAATACATCTGATAATACTGCTTTAGGAGCTGGAGAAATAACATTTGAATCTACCGTAGAAAGGAATGATACGGAAGAACAAATAAGCAAAGAAAACTCACCAGAATTCCCGCTCAATTATTCTGAAAACCACTATATAAATCCCGAAACAAATATGGAGTTTGATTTAGTATTTATGGTCGATAAACTTCAGGGAATCGAAAAAGTTGCCCCCAAAAGATATAAATATGGATTAGATAGCCCCCCAATGATTTCATATGATCTAACTGAACGTGAATTTACTGAGATTATTAACGATGATTTGAAAATTGATTACGACGTATTTAATAAAGCAACTATTTTCCTTGAACTTCAAGAAAAAGATAAAAGGTTTTCTATTACAAGGATTTCCCTAAATGTCACCTGGGGGGAACTGAAAAATAATGTATTGATTGATTATCAATTAAATAATAGAGTTTCTTTTCCAAATGAGAATGTTGATGCAAAGAGAGAGTATGAACAATTGAAGGATGGCAGACTTGAGTGA
- a CDS encoding DUF3952 domain-containing protein has protein sequence MKKLMVMMLSVSLIVFLSGCSLFVKEVDYQPIANDLNEKNMDRILNAVDGYAKINHSAFVITPLTEDKNKRDLAVFTGVYSTNNNNAFGTGKETQSINELDSHWEEEETHRLSAYYSDGKYTNRESDEEFELIFMPDKLQGINDIIPTKLSYGLGSPPSIFYDFTEQEFNEIINDDLQIEYDKFTGATLLIGLQEDRSEKKFYISEIGVSFQWDKKR, from the coding sequence ATGAAGAAGTTGATGGTAATGATGTTATCAGTTTCACTAATCGTTTTTCTCAGCGGCTGTTCCTTATTTGTAAAAGAAGTAGACTATCAGCCCATCGCAAATGATTTGAATGAAAAAAATATGGATCGGATTTTGAATGCGGTGGATGGGTACGCGAAGATAAATCATAGCGCTTTTGTTATAACCCCGTTAACTGAGGATAAAAATAAAAGGGATTTAGCGGTCTTTACAGGAGTTTATAGTACTAATAATAACAATGCCTTTGGAACAGGAAAAGAAACACAAAGCATTAATGAACTGGATAGTCATTGGGAGGAAGAAGAAACACATAGACTTTCAGCTTACTATTCTGATGGCAAATATACCAATCGAGAATCTGACGAGGAATTTGAATTAATATTCATGCCGGATAAACTCCAAGGAATTAATGATATTATTCCAACCAAGCTTAGTTATGGTTTGGGTTCACCGCCGTCAATATTTTATGATTTTACCGAACAAGAATTTAACGAGATAATTAATGATGATTTACAAATCGAATACGACAAGTTTACAGGAGCGACATTGTTGATAGGTTTACAAGAAGATAGAAGTGAAAAGAAATTCTATATATCTGAAATTGGTGTTTCGTTTCAATGGGACAAAAAAAGATAA
- a CDS encoding DUF1672 family protein, whose translation MSHLKGLAVLTLCTSVILGGCSILNSAEEEQDYEFVDGKNGAKEIKISEKEKERLKKVGEAYQEENYVPVQEYIGEGFTLAPDNGTDAIAESHKDEVEQAVEKFFKETYKTDIKVHNIVGTTDAASVFVESVGEPHFYTLAIIPVDVKNETVETDGVWSLEGEIEMSIITGLLAMINDEEFAVLDGYLEKLANENLIAGKRIEALANVGANKHATPYYRLNSSIDPFQDLLDAYFENPNRALEGWKSLAKDFSYNPDEISVAIDLFMPEKDIDPSDELINRIASDIIAMNGLPHAEYVIYLHDNFVDKTSGRGDKDNSLDWDNPDIIIGE comes from the coding sequence ATGAGCCATTTAAAAGGACTTGCGGTATTGACGCTTTGCACTTCAGTGATACTAGGGGGTTGTTCAATTTTGAATTCCGCAGAAGAGGAACAAGATTATGAGTTCGTTGACGGGAAAAACGGCGCAAAGGAAATTAAAATTTCGGAAAAAGAAAAGGAAAGGCTAAAAAAAGTTGGAGAAGCATATCAAGAAGAGAATTATGTACCTGTTCAGGAATACATTGGTGAAGGATTTACATTAGCACCCGATAACGGCACGGATGCGATTGCGGAAAGTCATAAAGATGAAGTGGAACAGGCCGTTGAGAAGTTTTTTAAAGAAACCTATAAGACAGACATCAAAGTTCATAACATCGTCGGAACTACAGATGCAGCCTCCGTATTTGTGGAATCAGTTGGAGAACCCCATTTTTATACGTTGGCGATTATTCCAGTTGATGTAAAGAATGAGACGGTGGAGACCGATGGGGTTTGGTCTTTGGAAGGTGAAATTGAGATGTCAATCATTACGGGTTTACTTGCGATGATTAATGACGAGGAGTTTGCTGTGTTGGATGGTTATTTGGAGAAGCTTGCAAATGAAAACTTAATTGCGGGGAAAAGAATAGAGGCATTAGCGAATGTCGGGGCAAATAAACATGCGACGCCATATTATCGTTTAAATTCAAGTATTGATCCATTCCAAGATCTACTTGATGCGTATTTTGAAAATCCAAATCGTGCGCTAGAAGGGTGGAAATCTTTAGCCAAAGATTTTTCGTATAATCCGGATGAAATAAGCGTTGCGATTGATTTGTTTATGCCGGAAAAAGATATTGACCCAAGTGATGAGTTGATAAATAGGATTGCGTCTGACATTATAGCAATGAATGGCTTGCCTCATGCGGAATATGTGATTTATTTACATGATAATTTTGTAGATAAAACATCAGGCAGAGGAGACAAAGACAATTCACTTGATTGGGATAACCCCGACATAATTATTGGTGAATAG